The proteins below come from a single Magnetococcales bacterium genomic window:
- a CDS encoding FkbM family methyltransferase, producing the protein MFGILLKLRRQATTWIKDRFPFLIRQASHHEPLFEVMLLAALQEPMTVLELGSSDGHETLAMLRTGGAGLRLHLLEPVPANRRRVQRRIRWQYPRDDRIRFHSLAVSDRDAEGAFYLSRDHDNLHSARPSEVATEKVPIQFVRLDTFCQREHITPPLLIKMDVEGHEVEILAGGMEFFTTHDNIRILLEVHPERYTPDHSLEKQLQKLFAAGFYPRLVESAGVPVPERFRELGLQPVQVAKNRGLYAGLTPGQVLEFACREIINPIGDTGTVTRKIVRSLLLEKPVPAGEKPSE; encoded by the coding sequence ATGTTCGGTATATTACTGAAACTCCGTCGTCAAGCCACAACCTGGATCAAGGACCGGTTTCCTTTTCTCATCCGGCAGGCCAGTCACCACGAACCTCTCTTTGAGGTCATGCTGCTGGCCGCCTTGCAGGAGCCGATGACGGTTCTCGAACTGGGTTCCAGTGATGGCCATGAAACCCTGGCCATGCTGCGGACAGGTGGGGCGGGGTTGCGTCTGCACCTGTTGGAACCGGTGCCTGCCAACAGGCGTCGTGTCCAGCGCCGCATCCGCTGGCAATATCCCCGGGATGACCGGATTCGTTTCCATTCCCTCGCGGTTTCCGACCGGGATGCCGAGGGAGCTTTTTATCTCTCCCGTGATCACGACAATCTCCATTCGGCCCGCCCCTCCGAGGTGGCAACCGAAAAAGTCCCCATCCAGTTTGTGCGGTTGGATACCTTCTGCCAGCGCGAACACATCACCCCTCCCCTGCTGATCAAGATGGATGTCGAGGGACACGAGGTGGAAATCCTGGCTGGCGGCATGGAATTTTTCACGACCCATGACAACATTCGCATCCTGCTGGAAGTGCATCCAGAGCGGTACACGCCCGATCATTCCCTGGAAAAACAGTTGCAAAAATTGTTTGCAGCCGGTTTTTATCCGCGTCTGGTCGAGTCGGCTGGTGTACCTGTTCCGGAGCGTTTTCGGGAACTCGGCCTGCAACCGGTGCAGGTGGCCAAAAATCGGGGTCTCTATGCCGGCCTGACCCCCGGGCAGGTTCTGGAATTTGCCTGCCGGGAGATCATCAATCCCATCGGGGATACCGGGACGGTGACGCGCAAGATTGTGCGCTCCCTGCTGCTGGAAAAACCGGTTCCTGCCGGGGAGAAACCATCGGAGTGA
- a CDS encoding DUF2335 domain-containing protein, with translation MPIQQKIDQQEIIKNAPALQTIKKIEYEGPIPPPVILEGYDRLVPGAAERIISMAEESAKFYQEITLLKLKSEIGIENKGLNYALIISVCCILSGLVAIWLGNPGAGATIITGTLTGGIVTFITGKNKINPKKSGP, from the coding sequence ATGCCCATTCAGCAGAAAATAGATCAACAGGAAATCATTAAAAATGCCCCTGCGTTGCAAACAATTAAAAAAATTGAGTATGAGGGACCAATTCCACCTCCAGTGATCCTTGAAGGATATGACAGGCTGGTGCCTGGCGCAGCCGAAAGGATTATTTCAATGGCAGAAGAAAGTGCAAAGTTTTATCAAGAGATAACATTGCTAAAATTAAAATCTGAAATTGGAATTGAAAATAAAGGGCTTAATTATGCCTTGATTATATCTGTATGTTGTATTTTATCCGGACTTGTGGCGATATGGCTTGGCAATCCAGGTGCCGGTGCGACCATAATTACAGGCACCCTGACGGGTGGAATCGTTACTTTTATCACGGGAAAAAATAAAATAAATCCAAAAAAATCTGGCCCATGA